The genomic interval GTACAAACTCCATCACTGATAGTATACAACAAGATGCTCAAATCTTTCGCCGACACCAAAACCTTCACCAAAGTCTTGTCTCTGTTCGCTGAACTGCGACGAAACGCCTTGTATCCCGACAATTTCACCTTACCAATCATTCTCAAATCAATCGGACGCTTGAGGAACGTTGCGGAAGGCGAGAAACTCCACGGCTACGCTCTTAAATCCGGGCTGAACCTCGACCCTTACGTGTGTAACTCGCTCATGGGAATGTACGCTGCGCTGGGTAAGATGGAGATCGCTCGCaaggtgttcgacgaaatgcctcAACGAGATGTTGTTTCTTGGAACGGCTTGATTTCTAGCTACGTTGGACACGGGAGGTTTGACGATGCCGTCGCTGTTTTTAAGCGGATGAGTAAGGAGAGTGACTTGAAGCCTGATGAGAGCACGATCGTGAGCACGCTCTCGGCTTGTTCTGCTTTGAAGAATTTGGAACTTGGTGAAGTGATTCACAGGTATGTTGTTGCTGTTGGCGGAGAGTTTGAGACGAGTGTTAAGATTGGGAACGCTTTGGTGGATATGTTCTGTAAATGCGGGTGTCTAGATAAGGCTAGAGGGGTGTTTGAGTCGATGAGAGTGAAAAATGTTAAGTGTTGGACAAGCATGGTCTGTGGGTATGTTAGTAACGGTAGGATTGATGAGGGTAGAGAGTTGTTTGAGACGAGTCCTGTGAAAGATGTTGTTCTGTGGACAGCTATGATGAATGGGTATGTTCAGTTTAACAGGTTTGATGAAGCACTCGAGCTGTTCAGGCGGATGCAAAGCCAAGGTGTTAGACCTGATAACTTCGTGCTTGTCTCTCTCTTGAAAGGCTGTGCTCAGACGGGGGGCCTGGAGCAGGGGAAGTGGATCCATGGGTACATATGTGAGAACAGAGTTAGAGTGGATAAAGTGGTTGGCACTGCTCTTGTCGACATGTATGCTAAATGCGGGTGCATAGAGACAGCTCTAGAGGTTTTCTAcgaaactagagagagagacacTGCTTCTTGGACATCGCTTATCTACGGTCTTGCCATGAACGGGATGTCAAGGAGAGCGATGGACTTGTACTACGAGATGGAGAACGGGGGTGTTAGATTAGATGATATAACCTTTGTCTCGGTGTTAACAGCCTGTAATCACGGTGGATTTGTAGGAGAAGGACGTGGAGTTTTCTATTCGATGAGCAATGTACATAAGGTCAGGCCTAAATCAGAGCACTATAGCTGTATGATTGACCTACTATGCAGAGCTGGTTGTTTAGAAGAAGCAGAGGAATTGATTGATGAGATGAGAGATGAAAGCGATAAAACTTTGGTTCCTGTGTACTGCTCTTTGCTAAGCGCTGCTCGGAACTATGGGAACGTGGAGTTAGCTGAAAGAGTAGCGGAGAAGCTGGAGAAAGTGGAAGTTAGTGATTCGAGTGCTCATACTCTGCTGGCCAGTGTATACGCATCTGCCAACAAATGGGAAGATGTGACGAATGTGCGAAGcaaaatgaaagatttgggaatcAGAAAGTTTCCTGGTTGCAGCTCTGTGGAGATTGATGGGGTTCCTCATGAATCCATTGTTGGAgatacatcatcatcatcatcatcccacCCAAAAACGGATGAGATTAAATACAATGCTGTATCAAACTACAAGTTGGATGTTGAGTTTGGAACATGAAGTAACTGAAAGTTGACACTTTCTTGTGTTAGATAACTTATTAGGCAACGTAATAGCAAAAGCTGATCTTTTTACATACTTTAACTGCTGGCCTTATATTCAGCATTGTGCTCATGAATTGAAGCTAATGAATCGATACCAGTTGGGGATTCCAAATGAAGTGGAGGATGAAATTGATAAATTGAGAAACAGGAATACCAGTTTTACTGAAATGTAGAGGAGGCAAGAAGAAGACAAATAAGCATGGATTATTTCAAAACAACAGTTGAGAGGGAGAAAGCAAAATTTTAACAAGGGGTCACAACTATGCAGTGCAGTTCAATTtcatgtttaataaaatttcttcACCAAAAATCTGAAGAGAAATATAAGAGAACGGCTGAAGAAGAATGGCTCCAATCTTGTAAAACTGTGTGGGTGGGGGAGGAGGAGGTTGGGGGGGGGAATTAAATGGTAACCTTCATTGGCATTTGCAGATTTTAGCAAAACCACGAGGCATTGACTAAAGGATCTCACTAGCATATAGCCAACCAACAACGTTAAGGCCCTTTCTCAATGAACGAAACATCAGATTGGTCGGTTCCCACTGAAGAACAAGAACCCCAAAACTATATACATGAGTTTGTTCTACCGCTTGAGAGACGTGTCAAAAATGTGGTAAAACAGAATCTTTTGTATGATTACATTAAGCAACTTCCCTTGGAAAACAAGGTGCAAGTGTATATCGATTAGGCATCCCTTAAACGCCAATTCCTAGTACATAGTTAATGCATAGAATCACTCGGccaaaaatctattttttatataatataaaacctAAGAACAGATATTGTCAAAACCGGATGcatcaagcttcttcttcttcttcgctgcTCTCTAACAAAACAACATCCTTCTGTGTCTTAGCTCTCTTACTTGATCTTCTTTTACATGTCTCGTCTTTTGTTGCATCTTCAACATGTTGTTCAGAGACCGCATCATGTCTCATCACTTTTAGAATCTTGTCTCCGTACTTGTCTGTTTTCAGTTTTCCTATAATACTCTCCAACTGCAAAAATCCAACCCATAAAGCCAGCTTTAACAGAGAGGATTACATATACAAAGACCAAACAAAATCCGGGTTAATATTAAAAACGATAACTCCACCTCTTGTAATGaatctggtttttgggaacttATCAAGCCAATCTGCTGTGTTGACAGGACCGTATGAGGGAGCATGCTTCCATGAGCTGCAGATATCTCTTTCCTTAGCTCGTCAAGCTTGGATTCTAATCCAGAAAGTGAACTACTTCTTTTCGATTTCTTGTTCATTTGTCTGCTTGAGGTTTCCGTTTTAATCGTCTTTCTTCCTGTTCCAGATTCACATTGTAGGACACGTTTTGTTTAAAGAGTTTTATCTATGAGAGTAGAGCAACCAAGTAATGaccaaaacattaaatatattcATCACAAAGCATTTTTCAGATCCTGAAGCCTATATAGTGTTCATCTGAGCGTGAAAAGAAACAAGGCAATTCATTACAACTCCTTACCTTGCAACAATTGGTTTGCCAACGGTCCCATTGTTACATAAGCGTTTGTCGAGTATGGTGTGTGCTGGAATTCTTCTTTCTGCACAAACACAGAACAAAACTCAGATACTGCCTGAAGGAAATATCTGACAGACACAGTACTAAAAACACGGACAATGATCTTACCAATACCGAGTCAACAATCAGTTTAATCACGAGATGTTCTATCTCTTCTCTCTTTAGCTCAGCACCTAGCCGATCAACaacaatagaaaaaaaaatcatagagcGAGAGATCCAGGCACTAAAATTGTTTGCCATTCCAAGGGATGAATGAAATGAAACTAACTTAGATCCTTGTGCTTAGTTCTCAGTTTGTCACCCAGCTGCAACATTGTCACTCTTTGATCCTTAGCTTGCATTTCTTGCACCATTGAAACCACGAGCTTAGCAAGGTCTGCAGAAGTCGTTGAAACCAAAAACTCATCATGATATTATTCACATATTGGCAGATAGTTTCTGAGAAATTGGTAGAGAAAAACTTTTGGcagcaaaaaataaaagtttcatGCGAATGTAAGTGGGACATACCCGATACATCAACCTCCTTGACCTCACTTGACAAGGCACAGTTGTCGCACATTCCTAACAGAATGCAGAAGATAACGATCATCACATCAGAAAATCTAGAATCAATGGACGTAGAGTACCAATTCTATCAATAGTAGACACAGAGCTATAAACAAGAGTACCGTTGCAATCTTGTGATGGCTCTCCAAAATGACGGAAAAAAGCACTTCGACGACATTTTGTTTTCGACTGCAACAAGAGAATTCAGAAACTATAGTTCATAAGATATCATACAGTTCAGCAAAATTTCAAGAACATGACATTCTTGAAGCTAGACAAGACTACATGAAACTGCGTACCTGACAGTATCGTACTATATCATAGAGATTCTGCAGACCAGAATACTCGTAGAAGACCATCGAACTCTATCGTACAAGAAAGAAAAGCATCAATGGAATTTCAGAAATGTTTTTAGCACAAAAAAGCAGGTTACAGTAAAACTGATGCTTACCTGCCTGGGAACATCACCCGAACGGAAAAAGAGGACGCACTCAGATGGGAGGCCATCACGACCAGCA from Raphanus sativus cultivar WK10039 unplaced genomic scaffold, ASM80110v3 Scaffold1751, whole genome shotgun sequence carries:
- the LOC130504715 gene encoding pentatricopeptide repeat-containing protein At1g31430-like isoform X1, which translates into the protein MKMGPVQTPSLIVYNKMLKSFADTKTFTKVLSLFAELRRNALYPDNFTLPIILKSIGRLRNVAEGEKLHGYALKSGLNLDPYVCNSLMGMYAALGKMEIARKVFDEMPQRDVVSWNGLISSYVGHGRFDDAVAVFKRMSKESDLKPDESTIVSTLSACSALKNLELGEVIHRYVVAVGGEFETSVKIGNALVDMFCKCGCLDKARGVFESMRVKNVKCWTSMVCGYVSNGRIDEGRELFETSPVKDVVLWTAMMNGYVQFNRFDEALELFRRMQSQGVRPDNFVLVSLLKGCAQTGGLEQGKWIHGYICENRVRVDKVVGTALVDMYAKCGCIETALEVFYETRERDTASWTSLIYGLAMNGMSRRAMDLYYEMENGGVRLDDITFVSVLTACNHGGFVGEGRGVFYSMSNVHKVRPKSEHYSCMIDLLCRAGCLEEAEELIDEMRDESDKTLVPVYCSLLSAARNYGNVELAERVAEKLEKVEVSDSSAHTLLASVYASANKWEDVTNVRSKMKDLGIRKFPGCSSVEIDGVPHESIVGDTSSSSSSHPKTDEIKYNAVSNYKLDVEFGT
- the LOC130504715 gene encoding pentatricopeptide repeat-containing protein At1g31430-like isoform X2 is translated as MKMGPVQTPSLIVYNKMLKSFADTKTFTKVLSLFAELRRNALYPDNFTLPIILKSIGRLRNVAEGEKLHGYALKSGLNLDPYVCNSLMGMYAALGKMEIARKVFDEMPQRDVVSWNGLISSYVGHGRFDDAVAVFKRMSKESDLKPDESTIVSTLSACSALKNLELGEVIHRFDEALELFRRMQSQGVRPDNFVLVSLLKGCAQTGGLEQGKWIHGYICENRVRVDKVVGTALVDMYAKCGCIETALEVFYETRERDTASWTSLIYGLAMNGMSRRAMDLYYEMENGGVRLDDITFVSVLTACNHGGFVGEGRGVFYSMSNVHKVRPKSEHYSCMIDLLCRAGCLEEAEELIDEMRDESDKTLVPVYCSLLSAARNYGNVELAERVAEKLEKVEVSDSSAHTLLASVYASANKWEDVTNVRSKMKDLGIRKFPGCSSVEIDGVPHESIVGDTSSSSSSHPKTDEIKYNAVSNYKLDVEFGT